The Ruminococcaceae bacterium BL-4 region TCGTCTTTCCACTGCTGCTGGGACCTGCCAAAAGCACTATTTTTGTCTTTCTTTTTAAAAGATCGACGGCAATATTCGAAAGTTCTTGATGAAACGATTTTTCACTTAAATCGATCAGGTGTTGGGGATTTCGAATTGCACAGTCATTGATTGCCTCTACCTGATTTAGATGCCTTACATAATTTTTCTGCTCTTTCATGACAGTTCGCTCACCTGCTTTTTTCTCTCAAGAATTTCTTCATGACGAGAAATATATTCAAAAGGATACTTAAAATTAAAAATTCTGCGGATACGTTGACCGGATTTCTGCGGTACACAAAGTTTTGTAACCGCCCCCGCTCCACAGCCTAAAATATGCTGGCTTTCATCCATAATAAACACATTATAAGGACTTTCAAACCCTGGCTTTGCAAATCCGACATTTTCCAAATTGCCAACCATCCTGCTTTGCCGATAAAGATAATATGGGGTATACCCATTTTCCGGAAGAATCCGATCCGCATAATCCAACATAACACAAGCCGCTGCTGCGTCTTCCTGAATTTTTCCTTCTTGATAAAGACGAGAGGAACGCTTTAACGCGAGGTCGTGCACTGTTATGCTTTCCGGTGCCCATTCTAAAAGCGTATTCAGCGTATCATAAAAGCTTTCAACAGATTCTCCCGGAAGTCCTACAATCAAATCCATATTGATATTTTCAAATCCTGCTTTTCTTGCCATCAGGAAGGCTTCCCTCGTTTGTTTTGCCGTATGGCGTCTTCCGATCACCTCGAGGACTCGGTCATTGAGTGTTTGTGGATTAATGCTGATTCTATCTGTACCCCATTTTTTCAGCACTGCAAGTTTTTCTGATGTAATCGTATCAGGTCTTCCCGCTTCCACCGTATATTCCCGGCAAAGTGAAAAATCAAAAGAACGCTTTACACAACTAAGTACCTGGTCTAGTTGCTGTGCCGTCAGAGTAGTAGGAGTTCCACCACCCATATAAACAGAAACAAGATGTAAGTTTAACTTTTCCGCCTGCTTCGCCGCAGCCTCTATTTCTTTACAGAGCAGCTCTACATACTGCGGAATTAATTTCATTGTTTTTTCCACACTGGAAGAAACAAACGAACAATAGGCACACCGGGTTGGACAAAACGGCACCGAAAGATACAAACTAAAATCCTGCGGTGAATTCTGAGCCAGAATTTTTTCTTCTCGATGCATCGTCTTTGATGCAAGCAAAATTTTTTCAGGACTGACCAAATAGGCCTCTCGAAAATATTGTGAAGCCTCTTTTTCCCCATAGGCTTCTGTTAATCGACGAAATAACTTGACCGGCCGAACGCCCGTTAAGAGCCCCCAACGCGGCGTAAATTCACAGGCTTCCTTTAAAAGTCCAAAAAGAAGGACCGCTAACTGCCGCTCCTTTTCATCCCCAAACAAGGCTGGATATTTCGCACGAAAAAAGTCTTCTGCTGTTTCTTTTTTTGCTCCAATTTGAAGACTGGCCGTTAATCTAATTTTTCCATTTTCAGCATGAATTCCAGTATAAGCAGTAATCGGATCATCTTTTGACTGTTCTTCCAAGCCATTCCCCTTTTCGATTACATGAATTGGCTGAAGGGGATAAAACAGTTGGCAAAGTGCCTCCATCTCATAATGGAAGTCATGCCCGTCAAGAATCAGATTCATAGAGAACCTGCTTCCGTATCCATATAGGGATTATACTTTCTCTCCCATGAAAGAGTTGTATTTTCTTCATGTCCAGGATAAATTTTATAATCACCGGAAAGCGCTTTTAATTTTCCAATGGAATGGATCATATCTTGATAACTGCCGCTTGGAAAATCTGTACGGCCAACTGTTCCTTTCATCAAAGTATCTCCGGAAAAAATAGCATTTCCGGTTAAAAAGCAGCAGCTTCCCTTTGTATGACCGGGTGTATGAATCTCTCGAATATCCAAATTGCCAAGAGAGAATGTTTCATCTTCTCCCAAAAGCCGTTCAATTGGAAACGCTTCAATCGGTGGAAATCCAACTTCACTTGTCAGATTAAGACTGCTGTCAGTTGTCATCTGCTGATCTTCTTTTTGCAGATAAACTTTTGCCTGTGTTTCTTTTACTGCTTGAGCAACTCCAATAATATGATCAAAATGTGCATGGGTCAATAAGATCAATTCCACATTTTTCCCCCGAATTGCATCTGCAAGTTTCTGATCCCAAAAGCCGGGATCAATGACCGCCGTTTTTTTGGTTTCGTCATCTGTCAGCAAATAACAGTTCGTCGGCAGCGGACCCCCGGCAATTTCTTCTATGGTCATATCAGAACCTCCTGTGCTTTTTGAAAATTTTATCTTCTCAGGAACGCCGAATTGAAATGATCCCGTTAACCATTTCCAGACGACTGATAATGCTCTCCAGATGATCTCTTCCATTTACCGTAATAGAAGCTGAAATCACTGCATTTCCATCTTTTGTCTGGCGAGAATTTAATGAATGAATAAAAAGACGCATGTTGAAAAATTGCTGCGTAATATCCGCAAGAAGTCCGGAACGATCCTGCGCCACAATCTCCAGTGTTGTCTTAAACTGCTCCTTGACTTCTCCTGCCCAATGAACGCTAATCCAGCGTTCCGGCTCCGGCGCATCAGAAATCCGACGCGGTACATTGCTGCAGGAGCGCTTATGAATGGAAACCCCGTATCCACGGGTGACAAACCCGATAATCTCATCTCCTGGAAGCGGATTGCAACAGCGAGAAAACTTAATCAGGCAATTGTCCATTCCATCTACGATGACGCCTTCTACTGCTTTCCCAGAAGACGGTTTCGCAGCGACCGGCTTTATTTCACTCTCTGGGGCATGGTGGTTCTTCTGATATTCTTCTTTGAGCCTCGGCATTATTTTCCAAAGCTGAATGCCACCATAACCGATGGCAGCATAAACATCATCCTCTGTATCACAGGACTGCTTTGCGCCCAATTTCATCAGAACCGCTTTACGTTCTTCTTCTGTATAACTAATTCCGCCGCGCTTTAGTTCGCGTTCGAGTTCTTCGCGCCCTTCAATAATATTTTCTTCGCGCTTCTCTTTTTTGAACCATGTGCGAATCTTATTGCGCGCTTCACTTGTCTTCACAATTTTTAGCCAATCACGGCTGGGACCTCTGGCCTCTTTACTGGTGAGGATCTCAACAATTTGACCCGTTTTTACCTTCGTATCAATCGGGACGATCCGCTTATCTACTTTGGCACCCACCATTCGGTTACCGACCTCGCTGTGAATCGCATAGGCAAAGTCAATCACGGTACTTCCGACCGGCAGATTAATTACTTTGCTCTGCGGTGTAAAGACAAAGACTTCCTCCGGCGCAAGGTCACTCTTGATCGTCCGAATTAAATCGGTCGCATCGGCATCATCCTGCTGCGTTTCCAAAAGCTGACGAATCCATGCCAGCCGTTTCTCAAAGGAGTCCTTTCCTCCACGACCATCTTTGCCGACCCCCAACTTATATTTCCAATGTGCAGCAATACCATATTCAGCCGTATGGTGCATTTCCCATGTACGGATCTGCACTTCAAACGGGACGCCATCTTCTGAAAGTACTGTCGTATGCAAAGATTGGTACATATTTGGCTTTGGAGTCGAAATATAATCTTTAAAACGGTTTGGCAGCGGACGAAACATATCATGAATGACTCCAAGCACATTGTAACAGTCATTTACGGTATCAACAATGACACGCACAGCATATACATCGTAAATTTCATCAAAGTTTCTGCCTTGAATAAACATTTTACGATAAATTCCGTTAATGCTCTTAACACGTCCCTCGATATAAACATTCGGAATGATCTGCTGCAGGCGTTCTTTAATTCCCTTTTTTGTCCGTTCGATAAATTCATTATGCAGGTCGCTGCGCTGTTTTAAACTGTTTTCAATTTCTTCGTATGCAACTGGATCAAGGCATCGCAGAGAAATATCTTCCAGTTCCTCTTTGACTGTACGGATACCAAGACGATCAGCAATGGGGGCATAAACCTCCATGTTTTCCAAAGCTTTATCGCGCTGTTTCTGCGGACTCCAAAACTCCCGTGTACGCATATTATGCAGCCGGTCTGCCAATTTGATAATAATAACTCGAATATCCTCACTCATTGCAATCAGCATTTTGCGGATATTCTCAGCCTGCTGCACTTCACGCGAAGAGTGCGGAATTTTTCCGAGTTTTGTCACGCCGTCGATCAGCCCTGCGATTTCCGGTCCAAACAATTTACGAAGTTTTGTAAGATCGGTAGCTGTATCTTCCGCTACATCATGCAAAAGGCCTGCTGCAACACTTTCAGAATCCATCCCCAGTTCTACCAGAGTACAGGCAACTGCCACCGGATGCGAAATATACGGCGCACCGGAAAGCCGTTTTTGATCTCCATGAGACGCCAGCGCAACATCATAAGCACGCCGAATCAAATCCATATCATAATCATGTTCACTGCCTGACATCAATGCAGTCAGATCATCATACGTTTTCAGCGGATACGCCATACACACTCACCTCTCTCTCTGGCAGAAACTGTTCGATATAATGGACTGCTTGGCAATCCATCAAATCAACTTTCTGCGGATTTGGAATCATTGTAATTTGATACTGTCCGCCAAAGGCTTCCATATGAATCAATTTTTTCTCAGAAAAAATATACAGAATTGTCAATATCTTCTCCATTGGCAGTTCAATTAAACAAGAAATTCCCTCTTCTGCACCCTGATATCCGTTTTTGGCCCGCAAAATCCGATAAAGCTGCGCTGCGTCGCTGCGACTTGGCAAAACTGCAGTGGCTTCTTTCGGTGAAAGCGCTTCTTTCCGAAGCATTTTTTCATAATTCTGCCTGCCTGTAATCATCAATTCCGGAGAGCAGGCACTTAGTTTCATCTCTCTGATATAAATAGACAGGGTATCCCGCCCACGAAACGGACGACATTCCAAAGTGACTGCCAAATCGAGTTTCGTCCCGATCTGATAAGGAAGCTGTTCTGCGGTCATACCAAACTTCATGCACTGCAAAAAGGCTCCGTCTTTTTCCACCTGCAGACGCAAATGCTTTCCGTTTCCGACCGGATGAATGCTTGTTAAAGTGACCCCAAAGATTCCAAAAAGGGGCGCTGGATTCCCAGCTCCAAATGGCTCGAGAAGAGAAGCAGCTTTTGGAATCTCCAGACTAATTTTTGACGGCTTCAAAATACCATCCAACATAAGTTCTGGAACCGGCATCGGGCAGTTTAAAGCATAAGCATAATGATTGATACGGGCCCGGAATAATTCCAAATTTTCGGGAGCTAGTGAAAGCCCTGCGGCCATAGGATGTCCGCCAAAACGGATCAAAAGATCCCGACAGCTATAAACCGCATCAAAAAGGGAAAAGCCCTCTACACTTCTTCCAGAACCTCTCGCTTCCTCTCCGGTAACAGAAATTACAATACTGGGCTTTTCAAACCGTTCAGTCAGACGCGATGAAACAATTCCAATCACACCATGATGCCAGTTTTGTCCTTCCACCACAATCACACGATCTAAAAGGCGTTGAGGCTCTCTATGCAAGAGCTCCATTACCTCTTCCATAATCTGTTCCTCTGTTTCCCGACGCCGGTCATTATCTGCACAGATTTGGGCAGCAAGCGAATCCGTTTCCATAGGATTCTCCCCAATCAAAAGTTCTACCGCCCTCTTTGGGGATCCCATTCTGCCAGTAGCATTCAGACGCGGTACCAGCGAAAAAGCAACGGTAGTAGCGCTCAATGTCTGCTCTTTTATTCCTGCATATTCCATTAAAGCACGCAGTCCCGGCCGATTCGTTCTCGGTAAAAGGCGCAACCCCTCTTTTACCAAAATACGATTTTCTCCAATCAGTGGGACCACATCCCCGATCGTTCCAAGCATGGCGAGTTCCGCATATTCTTCCAAAAGACTCTCTGTATCCGCATATTCGCCTTCCATAGCCAAAATCAATTTAAAAGCAATTCCAGCTCCGCAAAGCATCTTACAGGGACTCTGATCTTCTTCTCGATGAGGATCCACCACCGCTTCGGCCTGTGGGATCTCTCCCTGCGGCTGATGGTGGTCCGTAATGACCAGTTTCATCCCAAGCTCTGCTGCTCTCTTTGCTTCTGCAATGGATGCGATTCCATTATCGACCGTAACGATCAACTGAATTCCAAACTCTTTCAGCTTCTCAATGGCATGAAGATTCATTCCATAACCTTCGCCTTCCCGCTCCGGAATATAGTAATTCACATCAGCCCCGCAGCTCGCAAGATAGGAAACAAGCATTGCCGTTGCAGTTACACCATCTGCATCATAATCTCCATAAACCGCGATCCGTTCCTCCGTATCGATTGCTTGCTGAATTGTAGAAACTGCTTTTCCCATATCCAGCATCAAAAGCGGATCTGAAATCGATTGGCCTTCCAGCATTTCATGCATTTTTGGGGGATCATCAAATCCACGGTTCTGCAGCAAAGCGGCAGTCATTGCCGGAATTCCGAGCTGCCGCGCACACTTAACAGCAGCAGTATGATCGCATGGTGCAACCTTCCAACGCTTCATTCCGATCCTCCTCCCCTTCATTTTTTAAATAATGACGGAATAATATATTTTATCATTTTTAGCACTTTGTTTCAACCTGCAATTCAAAAGTCTCCAACAAAAAAGATACCTCTCGCCTCCGAAAAAGCCGGATTTGAAAGGTATCCTTTTTATTCTCTCATTTTGGATCTGCCGTTAATCCATACTATCCGTTCCCGAAAAAGCTGTTCCTGAAAAAGACGTCCCCGAAAAGACAACATTTACCGTATAATTTCCATAAATCCAGCTGCGGTTCGAACCGCTTACCGCAACGGAAACCTGAACTGGAATTGTTCCGATACTGCCCTCTCTTCCGGAAAGGTCTACCGTTGCGATCAGATTGGAGTCTGTCATTGATTCCAGATCTGCTTCTGGTCCAACTGCCATCACTTCCAGCTTCTCCGTCAAGATCTTTGCCGAAGTGCCCGTAGGAATATTCGTGAGCGTAAAGTTCGTGACTTCCAAATTCTTGGTCGTATAATTTGCAAGATTATTAAGTGTAACTTTTGCCGTAGAAGAAGCACTCAGGTTTTGGCAATCTGTCGGCAGTGTAATTCCCTGATTAAATGCATACTGTGTGGTGGAAATCTGAGAAAAATCAACTGGTGCCAATTCCAGCGTATCAGAAAGCTTAGACAACACATTCTTGGGCGCTGCCACTTCAATTGTTGCAGGACTTACCGTATAGGAATCTTTTGAAAGACTAATTCCAGCAGGCTTATTCTTAAAGGTCGGTACCAAGGTAACTGTCTTTTTCGGCATCACCTGCACACTGATATCGACAGCAGAAGGACTCATAGAAAGGAATTTGAAATGAATCTCCTTATTATCCGAATCATAAAGGATCAAGTTTGCTGAAGTTTTCTTTGTTTCTTCCAAAGGACTAGGGCTCGGCGTATAGTTAAACGAAACATGGTCAATTTTATCGATTTCGCTCTTTGGCCCAGAAACCGTTACATTCTCCATGGAAAGTGTCGGCCCAGGACTAAAATAGCTGTCATTATTGATCTGATCCATCACAGAGGGCAGCTTGATTTCAAAAGTTTTTTCTGCCGCATAATCGACCGTTACAGAAATACTGGAAGGAGAAATACTTTTGACATCATAATTGCTGTAAGTGCTGGTCTTATTCACTTTGAGCTTCAGATTATAATTGCCCGGACCGCTAATTTCTGAAAGGCTTTCCGGCACCACTTCCATATTTGTGCTGTTCAAAGCATAAACGATGGTGGGCGTACCGGTAACGCCAACTTTTGCAGTCGCATCGGAAGCAATCCCGTAAACTTTGAGCTCTTTTTGCTGCAATGTTTCCGGAAGTGTCACACTGATCGGAACATTACTGACAATCACCGGATTCCTCTGTGTATCGTTATAAGCCATCAAAAGCCATAAAGCTAAAGAAATCACGATGGAAAAGACCATAACAAATCGGTTATTATAAAACCAATCCCCGGGACGAATCTTTTGTCTCTTCTTTTTCTCCGGCTTTTCTGTTAAAATTCGGAGTATCTCGTCTTGTTTTGGTTCCTGATTCATGATTCTTTCCGCCCCCTTTTCGAAAAGAAACCGTTCCATTTTTTATTTGGGACAGATTCTTCCAGAAGCAGAGAGCACAGCTTCTCTTTCAGTGTCTCCCTTGTATAATTCCGCGTAATCGAACCATTGAGCGCAATAGAGATCTGCCCGGTCTCCTCTGAAACAACTACAACAACGGCATCAGAATTTTCGCTCATGCCGATCGCGGCACGATGTCGGGTTCCAAGATTGATATCCACCGTCTCATCTTTTGTCAAAGGCAAAATACATCCAGCAGCATAAACCATTCCGTCACGAATAATCATTGCACCGTCATGAAGCGGCGCTTTGTTAAAAAAGATATTACAGATAATCGGCGCCGAAGGAACCGCATTCACAACAGTCCCTGTATTAATAATTTCTCCCAAACGAGTGTGACGTTCGAAGACAATCAAAGCACCGGTTTTCGACTTGGACATTGCTTCACAGGAATCTACAATCGCGATGATCCCTCTCAGCTTACGAGTCTCACGTTCCTCACTTTTCCAGTTGCGCTGAGTGCCAAAAAACTTTTTTCCAGCATCGTTCAAATTTCCACTACGGCCGATTTGTTCCAAAGCGCGGCGCAGTTCCGGCTGAAACAGCACAACAACCGCTAAAAGTCCAAACTGAAACAGATACTGCAAAAGTGAAGTCATTACATAAAGGTTAAATGCCAGCGCAATCAACCAGACCCCTGCTACTAAAATAATTCCTTTGACCAACTGCGCAGCACGGGTTTCTCGAATTAATTTAATTGCATTATAAATAATAAAGGAGACAAGAGCGACATCCAGTAAATCCTTGAGCTGAAAACTTTGGAATAATCTTCCCAAAGCAGCCCAAAATGTTACAATCTGCCCCATAGAAATGCCCCCCTTTTAACTTCATCTATTTTAAAAATCATATATTTCTTTTTTATTTTAACATATCTATCGAAAGATGAAAACACCTTTTCTGTTTAGCTCGCAGAAATTTTTTTGACTGCTTTTAAAGCCATTTGGATTTCTTTTTCTGTTGTAAAAGCAGAAGGGCAAACTCTGACAGCTCCGCTTTCTAAAGTTCCAAATGTCTGATGTGCACAGGGTGCGCAGTGCAAACCAGCACGCACTGCAATTCCCTCTCTGTTTAATTTTTCCCCGGCTACCTCACTTTCCATTCCTTCAATATTAAAAGAAATAACCGGAACATAATCAGGCAGTGACGGCATTGGTGTATAGAGCTTCACATTTTTCATATGACTCAGACCGGCATAAAACATTTGTGAAAGCTTCATCTCGTAATCTGCAATTTTAGGCGGCGTTCTCTTTTGAACAAATAAAATTCCTTGATGCAGCCCGGCAATTCCAGGAAGATTAACAGTTCCACTTTCAAAACGGTCTGGGATCGTCTCTGGCTGTGACAGATTCATAGAATCTGTTCCGGTTCCCCCTTCTATCAACGTTTTCATAGAAAGTCCAGAACGCATAACCATGATTCCGGTTCCCATAGGGCCATAGAGTCCCTTATGACCTGCCATGCAAATGCAGGCGTACCCATCTTTCATGGAAATCGGGACCACTCCTGCCGTCTGAGCACAGTCTACCACCATCGGAATTTGATACTGATTGACCATCGCACAGATCCGTTCTACCGGAACCCGAATGCCCCAAACATTGGAAGCTTGTGTGCAGACGACTAGACAAGTATTCTCCCTCAATGCCTCTCTAAAATTCTCCAGTGTGGCATCATGATCTTCAGGAACAACTTTCGCTTGTGTGTAAGTAATGATTTCCTCTTTCTGCAGCGCTTCGAGAGGACGCATTACAGCATTATGCTCCAAATTAGAAGTAACCACATGCCCCCCAGTTTTCACCAGCCCTTTAATTGCAAAATTCAGGGATTGCGTGCAGTTCATTGTAAAGGCCACGTTTTCTGGTCCTTCAGCATCAAAAAGTTTTGCAGCCGCTTCCCTGCAGTGATAAACCTCCTCTGCAGCACGCAGACTCATACTGTGCCCGGATCTGCCCGGGTTTGCCCCATAACGTACTAAAGCAAGCTGCATCGCCTTAGGAACTTCTGTTGGTTTTGGGAATGTAGTTGCCGCATTATCAAGATAAATCATATTGTGCTCGCCCTTTTCTCACGCCCGAGAACCCTGATACCAGCTTCTTTGAGAATCGTTTCTGCTTCATCCGTTTTCTTTGGCACATACAAAGCATATCCACAGCCTGTTTGTTTCGATAAATGAGGAATTCGTTCTACAAAAGAAGAAATTCTATAAGAAAGCAGGAGATCCCGCCCTTTTAATGCATACGTAATTGAGCTAACCAGAATCATAGGTCTTTCCATAGTTACCACCCCTCTGTTTTACTCCAGAGTATGCAGAAGGACGCCAATTTGACTATTTTCGATTCAAGAAAAGAAAGTATTTAACTGTTTTTTTCTGTTAAAAGACAAACACAGTGAGCTGCGATTCCCGCTCCGGAACCGGTAAAACCGAGACCTTCTTCCGTAGTTGCTTTTACGCTGACTCTTTGGGGCTCTATCAGACAAGTTTGCGCAATGTTTTTGCGCATCTCTGCAATATAAGGGCGCAGCTTTGGCTCTTGGCACAAAATCGTTGCGTCCAGATTTTCGACAGAGTAACCTTTTTCATGAACTTTCTGCACAACTTTTTGAAGTAAAAGTAGACTATCCGCCCCCTCATAGGTGGGATCGGTATCAGGAAACAAACATCCGATATCTCCCAACGCCAAAGCTCCCAAAAGGGAATCTGAAACTGCATGCAGCAATACATCTGCATCAGAATGCCCCAAAAGTCCCTTTTTATAAGGGATCTCTGTTCCCCCTAAAATCAGCTTTCGTCCCTCAACTAAGCGGTGAACATCATATCCATGCCCAATTCTCATCTGTTTTCCTCCCGTTTTTTCAGGATTACTTCAGCAAATTCCAAATCTTCGGGTGTGGTCAATTTAAAATTCGTATAGCTGCCCCTACAAAGATGGACCTTTTCCCCTGCTTTTTCAAACAGCTGGCAGTCATCTGTATCGTCGCCATCCGCTTTTTTTAAAAGCTCTAAATATTGCTTTCGCCCGAACACTTGGGGCGTCTGTACCGCCCAAAGAGCATCTCTCTGTGGGGTTTTTAAAACGAATCCCTTTTCATCGACCATTTTAATGGTATCTTTTACCGGCATTGCCAATGCAGAAGCACCATATTTTTCGGCATCGGAAATGACATGTTCGATTTCTTGCGGCGTGATTAAAATTCTGGCTCCATCGTGCACTGCAACCAGTGGATAATCGGGTGACGCCTCAACCCCTCTTTGCGCCGACTGCTGTCTGGTACTGCCACCCTGTATAATGAAAAGCGGCTTATGAAATTTCGGCAAAAGCCATTTTTCATAAAATTCCTGTTTTCCTATTGGACAGACGACTACAATTGCCCCGACCCGCGGCACTTTTTCGAATGCAGATAGACAATATTCCAGTGCCGGAATTTCTAAGACAGGCACTTCCTGTTTAGAAAATCCCATGCGACTAGAAGCCCCTGCCGCCACGATTACTGCGCAGCAATCGGCCTTTTGCTCCTTTTCCTGCAAAAATATCCGCTCCTTTTTACCGGTAAGAAACCTCTAAAATTGCTTCCACTTCGTCCCCTGAAAGAGGCGCCGGATCCTTTTTGAAATTGCCGCCCATCGAACCCATCGCGTCTACTCTCAGAGAATGAAGGTCTTCTTTCAAAATTCCATAGCCAGACATTTTTAAATCATCTACATGGCATGCTTCAATCAATTCATGCAGAGCAATTACGAAATCTTCCGGTTTCTCCGCCTTTTCGTTTCCGAGGGCTTTCGCCATCTGAACCAGACGTTCATCACAACAGCCTTTATTGCAGAATTGACGATAATAAGCTTCGCTAATCATAATTAGTCCCGCTCCATGCGGCAGATCCGGATGCTTCGCGCTGAGTGCATGTTCAATCGAATGTTCCGAAATGCAGCCGGCCGTAGATTCCACAAATCCAGAGATCATACTTCCCAGTGCCATATTCCCGCGGGCTTCCTCGTTTTCTCCATTTTCAACAGCCGTTCTGAGATTTTTCCCAATCAGCTCGATCGCTTTGAGGGCATATAAATCGCTGAAAAGATCAGCCCGATTGGAAAGGTATCCCTCTGTGCTGTGAAAAAGTGCATCAAATCCCTGAAAAGCGGTATAACGAGGTGGAACTGTCATCATCAGATCAGAATCCACCACCGCAATTTTTGGATAAGTTTCATCACAGCCGAAACCTCTTTTTTCCTGCGTTTTTTCGTTTGTAATTACCGTCCAGAGATCTGCTTCCGTCCCGGTCCCGGCCGTCGTCGGAATTGCTACAATCGGCAGAGGGGATTTTTTTAATGATTCTCCTTCTACATACTGCCAATAATCCCCCGAATTTGTTGCCATCACGGCGATTGCCTTTGCCGAATCGATGCTGCTGCCGCCGCCTAATCCAACCACAAAATCACAGCCGACCGCATTTGCAAGCTTGGCTCCTTCCATGACATGTGCTTTAATTGGGTTCGGCTGAATCCGATCAAACAAGACGTGCATAACGCCAGCTTTATCAAGCTGCTCTTCGACCCGTTTCAGATAGCCGTATTTTTTCATTGAAATTCCCGCCGAAATCACAATCAACGCTTTTCTTCCGGGCATCTTCTGCTCATGAAGTGTTTCTAAGCTTCCCTTCCCGTAAAGAACTTTCGTTGGGATAAAATGACAAAAAGCCATGAATGATCCTCCTTACATAATCCTAAAAACTTCTTTTCCTATCATATCACAAAAACTTTCGGTTCCGGCAAAAGTTTCACAAATTTTATAAAAAGAAAGCCCCGCAAAATGCGGAGCTTTTTTCAATTTTGCTTAGTGTGCTGAATAAAATTCCAACTGTCACGGCACATATCATCCAAATTATATTTTGCCTGCCAATGTAATTCTTTTTTGGCTTTGGAAACATCTGCATAACAGGTTGCAATATCTCCGGCACGACGCGGCGTAATTTTATATGGAA contains the following coding sequences:
- the adh gene encoding Alcohol dehydrogenase (Evidence 2a : Function from experimental evidences in other organisms; PubMedId : 2673928; Product type e : enzyme) is translated as MAFCHFIPTKVLYGKGSLETLHEQKMPGRKALIVISAGISMKKYGYLKRVEEQLDKAGVMHVLFDRIQPNPIKAHVMEGAKLANAVGCDFVVGLGGGSSIDSAKAIAVMATNSGDYWQYVEGESLKKSPLPIVAIPTTAGTGTEADLWTVITNEKTQEKRGFGCDETYPKIAVVDSDLMMTVPPRYTAFQGFDALFHSTEGYLSNRADLFSDLYALKAIELIGKNLRTAVENGENEEARGNMALGSMISGFVESTAGCISEHSIEHALSAKHPDLPHGAGLIMISEAYYRQFCNKGCCDERLVQMAKALGNEKAEKPEDFVIALHELIEACHVDDLKMSGYGILKEDLHSLRVDAMGSMGGNFKKDPAPLSGDEVEAILEVSYR